A window of Argopecten irradians isolate NY chromosome 14, Ai_NY, whole genome shotgun sequence contains these coding sequences:
- the LOC138307111 gene encoding LOW QUALITY PROTEIN: uncharacterized protein (The sequence of the model RefSeq protein was modified relative to this genomic sequence to represent the inferred CDS: substituted 4 bases at 4 genomic stop codons), with protein MWRKDIQWAVHDAEPPPEDLFSVTDTLDVEGPSPVEDAEPPPEDLFSDTDTLEVKRPSPVHDAEPRPEDLFSVTDTLDVEGPSPVQDAEPPPEDLFSVIDTLDVEGPSPVQDEEPPPEDLFRVTDTLDVEGPSPVQDEEPPPEDLFSVIDTLVAEVPSPVHDAEPPPEDLFSVTDTLEVKRPSPVHDAEPPPEDLFSVTDTFDVEGPSPVEDAEPPPEDLFSDTDTLDVEGPSPVHDAEPRPEDLFSVTDTLDVEGPSPVQDAEPPPEDLFSVIDTLDVEGPSPVQDEEPPPEDLFSVIDTLDVEGPSPVKDSEPPPKDLFSVIDTLDIKRPSPVQDAEPPPEDLFRVTDTLDVEGPSDNEDDVEDSDYVPDSDMDTSELSEDNMDMGAVSDGNMNFEDGELGKDLIQDNDMDAIDNELEGNDDDMISEGVEDEPGKCSHEFLNEEFIIRDKVHPGIYVRKTLKSFTSQTGRKKATDRVYNNYHCCFVCKKLSTNILKHLRCHKDHDDCIELLRLKKEIEKGNSKAEEIIAKKDQLKAKQTLLRNKGDDLHNMTVIKMKEGELIIARKQGKFSSDEYGPCPLCSEWIKKESLSFKHQKTCPGSIKTKKMTKGEAILRSEFAMGKINEKASKGLVKEVYPIMTRDCLTNSAKADPLIVALGNTWLRRNLGNKIKRKYYTSSRMRGSARLLHHLQDLSAEKLTLSDYLKPKYFDLVCEGALLCAHMENDDEEDLKSPSAALKIGFDIGRMANIKLGLALRSSNKEEKQEAEEFSSLIKLEWSTRVSKLAHLKLQDMKVNKPASPLPIPEDLSVLGGRVVNEMKTMKYEKDIDTYRRAVMLVQTRLLTYNKRRSGELEALSLQNYRGRSIGLDEADSALLGNDMSELEMHLVESQELIKIRGKNGKTVPVLVPDDTKEALSFIAEDNMRRAVGIKTWNPYLFANTGDSVMRAYDSLKTICAEHSLKAPERITSVSMRKYIATLSQVCIHNLFIHVMIDMKDHELEWLCTHLGHTASIHKLHYRATSGFIERVNIGKLMLLQDLNLAGKICAGQRLQDIDITDVINARPDIALQQQDQEGSKFMKGDDDDDDXXXXCRERDCGEEKGTYNQRQRWTTEEERELEELFKENFKLKKNPGLKDCTSAIAKSRKKKGLVQKRSWDTIKKKVLRMMKKTND; from the exons ATGTGGAGGAAAGATATACAATGGGCTGTTCATGATGCAGAACCTCCTCCCGAGGACCTCTTCAGTGTTACTGATACCTTAGACGTCGAAGGGCCATCGCCTGTTGAAGACGCGGAACCTCCTCCCGAGGACCTCTTCAGTGATACTGATACCTTAGAAGTCAAAAGGCCGTCGCCTGTTCATGATGCAGAACCTCGTCCTGAGGACCTCTTCAGTGTTACTGATACCTTAGACGTCGAAGGGCCTTCGCCTGTTCAAGACGCGGAACCTCCTCCCGAAGACCTCTTCAGTGTTATTGATACCTTAGACGTTGAAGGGCCGTCGCCTGTTCAAGACGAGGAACCTCCACCTGAGGACCTCTTCAGAGTTACTGATACCTTAGACGTCGAAGGGCCGTCGCCTGTTCAAGACGAGGAACCTCCACCTGAGGACCTCTTCAGTGTGATTGATACCTTAGTCGCCGAAGTGCCGTCTCCTGTTCATGACGCGGAACCTCCTCCCGAAGACCTCTTCAGTGTTACTGATACCTTAGAAGTCAAAAGGCCGTCGCCTGTTCATGATGCAGAACCTCCTCCCGAAGACCTCTTCAGTGTTACTGATACCTTCGACGTCGAAGGGCCATCACCTGTTGAAGACGCGGAACCTCCTCCCGAGGACCTCTTCAGTGATACTGATACCTTAGACGTCGAAGGGCCTTCGCCTGTTCATGATGCAGAACCTCGTCCTGAGGACCTCTTCAGTGTTACTGATACCTTAGACGTCGAAGGGCCTTCGCCTGTTCAAGACGCGGAACCTCCTCCCGAAGACCTCTTCAGTGTTATTGATACCTTAGACGTTGAAGGGCCGTCGCCTGTTCAAGACGAGGAACCTCCACCTGAGGACCTCTTCAGTGTTATTGATACCTTAGACGTTGAAGGGCCATCGCCTGTTAAAGACTCGGAACCTCCGCCCAAGGACCTCTTCAGTGTTATTGATACCTTAGACATCAAAAGGCCGTCGCCTGTTCAAGACGCGGAACCTCCTCCTGAGGACCTCTTCAGAGTTACTGATACCTTAGACGTCGAAGGGCCATCTGACAATGAAGATGATGTAGAAGATTCAGATTACGTCCCAGATTCAGATATGGATACCAGCGAACTGAGCGAAGATAATATGGATATGGGTGCGGTCAGTGATGGCAATATGAACTTTGAAGATGGTGAATTAGGAAAGGATTTGATTCAAGACAATGACATGGAcgctatagataatgaattggAAGGAAATGATGATGACATGATCAGCGAAGGTGTTGAAGATGAGCCTGGCAAGTGTTCACACGAGTTCTTAAATGAAGAATTCATCATTAGAGATAAAGTTCATCCAGGAATTTATGTCCGAAAAACACTCAAATCATTTACTTCCCAGACAGGAAGGAAAAAGGCTACAGACAGagtatataataattatcaCTGTTGCTTTGTGTGCAAAAAGCTGTCTACCAACATATTGAAGCATCTCCGTTGTCATAAAGATCATGATGACTGTATAGAGTTATTAAGGTTGAAAAAGGAAATAGAGAAAGGAAATTCAAAAGCTGaagaaattattgcaaaaaagGACCAGTTAAAAGCCAAACAGACATTGCTAAGAAATAAAGGGGATGACTTGCACAATATGACAGTGATAAAGATGAAGGAAGGAGAACTCATTATTGCTCGTAAACAGGGAAAGTTCTCAAGTGATGAGTATGGGCCTTGTCCTTTATGTTCTGAGTGGATCAAGAAGGAATCCTTGTCTTTCAAGCATCAAAAGACCTGCCCTGGaagtattaaaacaaagaaaatgacCAAGGGTGAAGCTATATTAAGATCGGAATTTGCCATGGGAAAAATAAATGAGAAGGCATCCAAGGGACTAGTGAAGGAAGTGTATCCAATAATGACAAGGGACTGTTTGACCAATTCTGCAAAAGCTGATCCGTTAATAGTTGCACTGGGAAACACTTGGCTGAGAAGAAACTTgggaaataaaatcaaaagaaaatactACACCTCGTCACGAATGAGAGGATCAGCAAGATTATTACATCACTTACAAGATTTATCTGCAGAAAAACTAACTTTATCAGACTATTTGAAACCCAAATATTTTGATCTTGTATGTGAAGGTGCACTTCTGTGTGCTCACATGGAAAACGATGATGAAGAAGATTTGAAAAGCCCTTCCGCTGCTCTTAAAATTGGTTTTGACATAGGAAGAATGGCAAACATTAAACTTGGCTTAGCCTTACGCAGTAGCAATAAAGAAGAAAAGCAAGAAGCTGAGGAGTTCTCAAGTCTTATCAAACTGGAGTGGTCAACACGGGTTTCAAAGCTTGCACATTTAAAATTGCAGGATATGAAAGTGAATAAACCGGCTTCACCACTACCAATTCCGGAGGACCTGTCTGTTCTTGGTGGGCGTGTAGTGAATGAAATGAAGACAATGAAGTATGAAAAAGACATTGATACATACAGACGAGCAGTTATGCTGGTACAAACAAGACTACTGACTTACAACAAACGGAGGAGTGGCGAGCTTGAAGCCCTTAG CTTACAAAACTACAGAGGACGATCAATTGGGCTTGATGAGGCAGACTCTGCACTTCTGGGAAACGATATGTCAGAACTAGAAATGCATCTTGTTGAAAGCCAAGAACTCATCAAAATCAGAGGAAAG AATGGGAAAACTGTGCCAGTTTTGGTCCCAGATGATACGAAAGAAGCATTATCTTTCATTGCTGAAGACAATATGAGACGGGCTGTTGGAATTAAAACATGGAACCCTTACTTGTTTGCAAACACAG GTGACAGTGTGATGAGGGCATACGATTCCTTAAAGACAATCTGTGCAGAACATTCGTTGAAAGCACCAGAGAGAATAACAAGCGTATCGATGAGGAAGTACATTGCTACCCTCAGCCAAGTATGTATTCATAACCTATTTATTCAT GTGATGATTGACATGAAGGACCATGAGCTGGAATGGCTGTGTACTCATCTTGGACACACAGCATCCATTCACAAGCTCCATTATAGAGCTACCAGTGGTTTTATTGAACGTGTCAACATTGGCAAATTGATGCTCCTTCAAGATCTAAATCTAGCTGGGAAAATATGTGCTGGACAAAGATTACAGGACATAGATATCACAG atGTAATAAATGCAAGACCAGACATAGCACTCCAACAACAAGATCAAGAAGGATCAAAATTTATGaaaggtgatgatgatgatgatgattgatgatgatgatgtagggaAAGAGACTGTGGCGAAGAAAAAGGAACATATAATCAACGACAAAGGTGGACAACAGAAGAAGAGAGAGAACTAGAAGAACTGTTTAAGGAAAACTTTAAACTTAAGAAAAATCCAGGGTTGAAAGACTGTACCAGTGCAATAGCAAAAAGTAGAAAGAAGAAAGGTCTTGTACAAAAGCGTTCATGGGACACCATAAAAAAGAAAGTACTCAGAATGATGAAGAAAACGAATGATTAA